A window of Novosphingobium terrae contains these coding sequences:
- a CDS encoding acyl-CoA dehydrogenase family protein — translation MTVINASVESVKERPAVQPGDEAIAARILADVRAYVPTLRARAVETEQLRRVPDATIADLDAMGVFKMCIPVERGGYASTPMQQFDVVAEVARGCSGTAWVVWVTLTATQWVGLYDMRFQDEVYNTPWVGPLTCGAGNPCPARRVPGGYMLKGRWPFCSGSQHTAFHHVGVIVPEDENPQPLLAQIPRADLKILDDWHVMGMKGSSSNTVVIEEEVFVPEYRVRPVEELFANKTIETPPEGLLFKLDIVSLTAAVKAGISVGIARAAVELFKEKSFTRKITHLPYATQAEAPVTHLQLGEFHCKLQAAELIARNNVARAEQMAAEGRQATELDFKRTQLDTGYVMQLASEITRTALRSSGASQIHENSPFQRLFRDAQVATMHAHTMIETCMEEFGKASVGIETQTTFNLNTLQKIDRAKI, via the coding sequence ATGACCGTGATCAACGCATCGGTGGAATCGGTAAAGGAGCGCCCCGCAGTGCAGCCCGGCGATGAAGCCATCGCCGCCCGCATCCTTGCCGACGTGCGGGCCTATGTGCCCACGCTGCGCGCCCGCGCGGTGGAAACCGAGCAGCTGCGCCGCGTGCCCGATGCCACCATCGCGGATCTGGATGCGATGGGCGTCTTCAAGATGTGTATCCCGGTGGAACGCGGCGGCTATGCCTCCACGCCGATGCAGCAGTTCGATGTGGTGGCCGAAGTGGCGCGCGGCTGCAGCGGCACAGCCTGGGTGGTGTGGGTCACGCTGACCGCCACGCAATGGGTTGGCCTTTATGACATGCGCTTTCAGGATGAGGTCTACAACACGCCATGGGTCGGCCCGCTGACCTGCGGTGCGGGCAACCCCTGCCCGGCGCGGCGCGTGCCCGGCGGCTATATGCTCAAAGGGCGCTGGCCTTTCTGCAGCGGCTCGCAGCACACCGCCTTCCACCATGTCGGCGTGATCGTGCCCGAGGATGAGAACCCCCAGCCGCTGCTGGCACAGATCCCGCGCGCCGATCTCAAGATCCTTGATGATTGGCATGTGATGGGCATGAAGGGCAGCTCCAGCAACACGGTCGTGATCGAGGAAGAAGTCTTCGTTCCCGAATATCGCGTGCGCCCGGTGGAAGAACTCTTCGCGAACAAGACCATCGAGACGCCGCCCGAAGGCCTGCTCTTCAAGCTGGACATTGTCAGCCTGACGGCTGCGGTGAAGGCGGGGATTTCGGTGGGCATTGCCCGCGCTGCGGTGGAGCTGTTCAAGGAAAAGAGCTTTACCCGCAAGATCACCCATCTGCCCTATGCGACCCAGGCCGAAGCGCCGGTGACTCACCTGCAACTGGGCGAATTCCACTGCAAGCTGCAGGCCGCCGAGCTGATCGCCCGCAACAATGTCGCCCGCGCCGAGCAGATGGCCGCCGAAGGGCGCCAGGCCACCGAGCTGGATTTCAAGCGCACCCAGCTCGACACCGGCTATGTGATGCAGCTGGCCAGCGAGATCACCCGCACCGCCCTGCGCTCCAGCGGTGCTTCGCAGATCCATGAGAACAGCCCGTTCCAGCGCCTGTTCCGCGATGCGCAGGTGGCCACCATGCATGCGCACACCATGATCGAAACCTGCATGGAGGAGTTCGGCAAGGCTTCGGTCGGCATCGAGACGCAGACCACCTTCAACCTCAACACGCTGCAGAAGATCGACCGGGCCAAGATCTGA
- a CDS encoding aromatic ring-hydroxylating dioxygenase subunit alpha, whose product MDFLFNSWQLAGWASELPEHGVLARRLLDVPVALFRDAKGMLHAIHDRCPHRFAPLSMGRLEEGRLICGYHGLAFDGTGTCVDNPHGPIVSALCVTSYPVREGYKGLWVWLGDPALAQDAALPDFSFVDATPDTAFSAGYIHGEGNYQLYVDNLLDLTHVDYMHPTSLGGGSITRTKPIVEQDGDRIAIKWHPRNEVPSPIQRGLLGLTDPDARVDSRTEVYWSPPSAIALITAVAPAGAPRPDDGARAIHILTPETANTTHYFFATTRGFDVENLEVTRQIATARMEVFNTEDRPMIVAQSRLMAGQDFWAMKPVLLPIDNGAVRVRRKLEQLIAQERKAPDASLPAAPEVEATAEA is encoded by the coding sequence ATGGATTTCCTTTTCAACAGTTGGCAGCTTGCAGGCTGGGCCAGCGAACTGCCAGAACATGGCGTGCTGGCGCGGCGCTTGCTGGATGTTCCGGTGGCGCTGTTCCGCGATGCCAAAGGCATGCTGCATGCCATCCATGACCGCTGCCCGCATCGTTTCGCGCCGCTCAGCATGGGGCGGCTGGAGGAGGGACGGCTGATCTGCGGCTATCACGGCCTGGCCTTCGATGGCACCGGCACGTGTGTGGACAATCCGCATGGGCCTATCGTTTCGGCGCTCTGCGTTACCTCATATCCGGTGCGTGAGGGCTATAAGGGCCTGTGGGTCTGGCTGGGCGATCCGGCGCTGGCGCAGGATGCGGCGCTGCCTGATTTTTCCTTCGTCGATGCCACGCCCGACACGGCCTTCAGCGCGGGCTACATTCATGGCGAGGGCAATTATCAGCTCTATGTCGATAATCTGCTCGATCTGACGCATGTCGATTACATGCATCCCACCTCGCTGGGCGGGGGCAGCATCACGCGCACCAAGCCCATTGTCGAGCAGGATGGGGACCGTATTGCCATCAAGTGGCACCCCCGCAATGAGGTGCCATCGCCGATCCAGCGCGGGCTGCTGGGGCTGACCGATCCCGATGCCAGGGTGGATTCCCGCACCGAGGTCTATTGGAGCCCGCCCTCGGCCATTGCGCTGATCACGGCGGTGGCTCCGGCCGGTGCCCCTCGGCCTGATGATGGCGCGCGCGCGATCCATATTCTCACGCCCGAAACGGCTAACACCACCCATTATTTCTTCGCCACCACGCGCGGCTTCGACGTGGAGAATCTGGAGGTGACCCGCCAGATCGCTACTGCCCGCATGGAGGTGTTCAACACCGAAGACCGCCCGATGATCGTGGCCCAGTCGCGGCTGATGGCGGGGCAGGATTTCTGGGCGATGAAGCCGGTGCTGCTGCCCATCGACAATGGTGCGGTGCGGGTGCGGCGCAAGCTGGAGCAACTGATCGCGCAGGAACGCAAGGCGCCTGACGCCAGCCTGCCCGCCGCACCCGAGGTCGAGGCCACAGCAGAGGCCTGA
- a CDS encoding MFS transporter → MRDSAIEHQPHWVDRDWLAVVAAICGQILSVGTLTVYIFGVFIPPLQAEFGWTRTQLVVAVSITQYTLGVITPLWGFLSDRLGPRVLQVPMTVVLAALVAGLSLMTANLWHFYLMFLLISLFAPSPVLYSMVLVRLFRKRLGMALGLMMVGVGLGSTVLPMVSQALIASFGWRVAYIVLGVATVCIGIPAALVATRHVRSALPRPPGAAVGSVWPAVRTPLFLRIALVFVLLGFVTTGTVPHLAPMMMDRHFSAAEAARVASLTGLTALIARGGVGWVLDRVPAPRVLGCVALLGTAALLLLAWQPFVFANYLAALMLGLVVGAEVDFVAFLARSYFAPGIFGRLFGLLFLAFTVGGGTGPIVMGMSFDRLGSYTPGLVLLACLAAVAGGIAFSIQGKRGPQAAAESDNVSQMAVAAAE, encoded by the coding sequence ATGCGCGACAGCGCTATCGAGCATCAGCCGCACTGGGTCGACAGGGATTGGCTGGCCGTGGTCGCCGCGATCTGCGGGCAGATCCTGTCGGTGGGCACGCTGACGGTCTATATTTTCGGCGTCTTCATTCCACCGCTTCAGGCCGAGTTTGGCTGGACGCGCACGCAGCTGGTCGTGGCGGTGTCCATCACGCAATACACGCTGGGGGTGATCACGCCCTTGTGGGGCTTCCTGAGCGACCGGCTGGGCCCCCGCGTGTTGCAGGTGCCGATGACGGTGGTGCTGGCCGCGCTGGTGGCGGGCTTGTCGCTGATGACGGCGAACCTCTGGCATTTCTACCTGATGTTTCTGCTGATCTCGCTGTTTGCGCCCTCGCCGGTGCTCTATTCGATGGTGCTGGTGCGGCTGTTTCGCAAGCGACTTGGGATGGCGCTGGGCCTGATGATGGTGGGCGTGGGGCTGGGGTCGACGGTGCTGCCCATGGTGTCGCAGGCGCTGATCGCCAGCTTTGGCTGGCGGGTGGCCTATATCGTGCTGGGCGTTGCCACAGTATGCATTGGCATACCCGCGGCGCTGGTGGCCACGCGCCATGTGCGCTCGGCCCTGCCGCGCCCGCCCGGCGCCGCTGTGGGCTCGGTGTGGCCGGCGGTGCGCACGCCGCTGTTCCTGCGCATCGCCCTGGTCTTCGTGCTTCTGGGTTTTGTCACCACCGGCACCGTGCCGCATCTGGCGCCGATGATGATGGACCGCCATTTCTCGGCGGCAGAGGCGGCGCGCGTGGCCAGCCTGACCGGGCTGACCGCCCTGATCGCGCGCGGTGGCGTGGGTTGGGTGCTGGATCGCGTGCCCGCCCCCCGTGTGCTGGGCTGCGTTGCCCTGCTGGGCACGGCGGCGCTGCTGCTGCTGGCGTGGCAGCCCTTTGTCTTTGCCAATTATCTGGCTGCGCTGATGCTGGGGCTGGTGGTGGGGGCCGAGGTCGATTTCGTGGCCTTTCTGGCGCGCAGCTATTTCGCGCCGGGCATCTTCGGGCGTTTGTTCGGCCTGTTGTTCCTCGCCTTTACGGTGGGAGGCGGCACGGGGCCGATCGTCATGGGGATGAGCTTCGATCGGCTGGGCAGCTACACGCCGGGGCTTGTCTTGCTGGCCTGCCTTGCGGCGGTGGCGGGCGGCATCGCTTTTTCCATTCAGGGCAAGCGCGGGCCGCAGGCCGCCGCAGAGTCCGACAATGTCTCGCAGATGGCGGTCGCCGCCGCCGAATAG
- a CDS encoding NAD(P)-dependent alcohol dehydrogenase produces the protein MPTETPTETPMGQTRTTGAVVAQAGAPFALQDLTLAPPRPDEVMVALEACGMCHADLSAQGGSIPFPLPGVLGHEGVGHVVAIGADVKDVAVGQRVVMSFTSCGVCPACAEGRPGYCVAWPVLNLVGGGRADGSSSLSCAGHGVHSHFFGQSSFARHAVTAARAVVPVPEDLPATVLAPMGCGVQTGVCAATDVLAPKAGDRVAIFGAGAVGLAALMGLGLTQAAQIIAVDIHQGRLDLARELGATHTIDASTQDVAAEIARITDGAGLDGVIETSGNLRVLEGAIAALAAGGTCVVIGVPGHGERASFDVIDLVARGLRIVGTNQGDANPRVAIPRLVELYRQGVLPIEKLVTVFPFDQINEARAASLDGRAIKPVMTM, from the coding sequence ATGCCCACTGAAACGCCCACTGAAACGCCCATGGGCCAGACCCGGACCACCGGCGCTGTCGTGGCGCAGGCCGGGGCGCCCTTTGCGCTGCAGGACCTCACGCTTGCCCCACCTCGTCCCGACGAGGTGATGGTCGCGCTGGAGGCTTGCGGCATGTGCCATGCCGATTTGTCGGCGCAGGGTGGATCGATCCCTTTCCCCTTGCCCGGCGTGCTGGGGCATGAGGGCGTGGGCCATGTCGTCGCCATTGGCGCGGATGTCAAAGATGTGGCGGTGGGGCAGCGGGTGGTGATGTCTTTCACCTCCTGCGGCGTCTGTCCGGCCTGTGCTGAGGGGCGTCCGGGCTATTGCGTGGCATGGCCGGTGCTAAATCTGGTGGGCGGGGGCCGTGCTGACGGATCGAGCAGCCTGTCCTGCGCGGGGCATGGGGTTCACAGCCATTTCTTCGGCCAAAGCTCCTTTGCGCGCCACGCGGTGACCGCAGCCCGCGCCGTCGTCCCTGTGCCCGAGGATCTGCCCGCCACCGTGCTGGCGCCGATGGGTTGCGGGGTGCAGACGGGCGTCTGCGCTGCTACCGACGTGCTGGCCCCCAAGGCCGGCGACCGTGTGGCCATATTCGGTGCTGGCGCGGTGGGGCTGGCGGCGCTGATGGGCTTGGGCCTCACGCAGGCGGCACAGATCATCGCGGTGGATATTCACCAGGGGCGGCTCGATCTGGCGCGCGAGCTGGGCGCCACCCACACCATCGATGCTTCCACGCAGGATGTTGCGGCTGAAATCGCCCGCATCACCGATGGCGCGGGGCTGGATGGCGTGATCGAGACCAGCGGCAATCTGCGCGTGCTGGAAGGCGCCATTGCGGCGCTGGCAGCGGGCGGAACCTGCGTGGTGATCGGCGTACCCGGCCATGGCGAGCGTGCCAGTTTCGATGTCATCGATCTGGTGGCACGGGGCCTGCGCATCGTGGGCACCAATCAGGGCGACGCCAATCCGCGCGTGGCCATTCCCCGGCTGGTCGAACTCTATCGGCAGGGAGTTTTGCCGATCGAGAAGCTGGTGACGGTCTTTCCCTTCGACCAGATCAACGAGGCGCGTGCCGCTTCTCTGGACGGGCGCGCGATCAAGCCTGTGATGACGATGTGA
- a CDS encoding NADPH-dependent FMN reductase → MTIPTILGLSGSLRAASGSTATLHTLADLAKGRADLVAHPLHDIPLYNADHDGENAPESVRALKAAIAAADGIVMVTPEYNYGMSGVLKNAIDWASRPAYASGLKDKPVLIVTVSAGLTGGLRAQGQLRYTLAATLARVVTRPEVAIPGINAKVENGALVDEAAIGFVAAALDDLLRDVARAAVELV, encoded by the coding sequence ATGACCATTCCCACAATTCTCGGCCTGTCGGGCAGCCTGCGCGCGGCCTCGGGCAGCACGGCCACCTTGCACACGCTGGCCGATCTGGCCAAGGGGCGCGCCGATCTGGTGGCCCATCCGCTGCATGATATACCGCTCTACAATGCCGATCATGATGGCGAAAACGCCCCTGAAAGCGTGCGCGCCCTGAAGGCCGCGATTGCTGCTGCCGATGGCATCGTGATGGTGACGCCCGAATACAATTACGGCATGTCGGGCGTGCTGAAAAACGCCATCGATTGGGCCTCGCGCCCGGCCTATGCCTCCGGCTTGAAGGACAAGCCAGTGCTGATCGTCACCGTTTCGGCGGGGCTGACTGGCGGCCTGCGCGCGCAGGGGCAGTTGCGTTACACGCTGGCGGCCACGCTGGCGCGGGTGGTGACGCGGCCCGAAGTGGCCATCCCCGGCATCAACGCCAAGGTCGAGAATGGCGCGCTGGTGGATGAGGCGGCGATCGGTTTCGTCGCGGCGGCGCTCGATGATCTGTTGCGCGATGTTGCGCGGGCGGCTGTCGAGCTGGTCTGA
- a CDS encoding aldo/keto reductase: MNKRQLGASGPRVSAIGLGCMAMSGTYGPADRAEGIATIHAAFDAGVTLIDTGDHYGMGHNELLIGEAIKGRPRDSFELSVKFGSIRNVWSRAVGVDASPRAVKNFVAYSLTRLGVDYIDIYRPARLDPDVPVEDTIGAIAELVKEGYVRHIGLSEVGAETVERAAAVHPIADLQIEYSLINRRLEGDILEACRRHGVGITAFGVLARGLISGHWQKDGERQAGDARWEDPRFLGENGERNLALVEALRQLGEAHGASVAQMAIAWVMAQGEEFVPVVGARRVNRLSEAVAAASIALSPQDLARIDAAVGAGRNQSSLVPGSEAPRTADKPR, encoded by the coding sequence ATGAACAAGCGGCAATTGGGGGCCAGCGGCCCCCGTGTTTCGGCCATCGGCCTTGGCTGTATGGCGATGTCGGGCACCTATGGCCCGGCGGATCGCGCCGAGGGCATCGCCACCATCCACGCCGCCTTCGACGCCGGGGTGACGCTGATCGATACCGGTGACCATTACGGCATGGGCCACAATGAACTGCTGATCGGCGAGGCCATCAAGGGCCGCCCGCGCGACAGTTTCGAGCTGAGCGTGAAATTCGGCAGCATCCGCAATGTGTGGAGCCGCGCCGTGGGTGTGGATGCCAGCCCGCGTGCGGTGAAGAATTTCGTGGCCTATTCACTGACCCGGCTTGGCGTCGATTACATCGACATCTATCGCCCCGCCCGGCTGGACCCTGATGTGCCGGTGGAGGACACCATCGGCGCCATCGCCGAACTGGTGAAGGAAGGCTATGTTCGCCATATCGGCCTCTCCGAAGTGGGGGCCGAGACGGTGGAGCGTGCCGCCGCCGTCCACCCCATTGCCGATTTGCAGATTGAATATTCGCTGATCAACCGGCGCCTTGAGGGCGATATTCTGGAGGCCTGCCGCCGCCATGGTGTGGGCATCACGGCCTTTGGCGTGCTGGCGCGCGGGCTGATCAGCGGCCACTGGCAAAAGGATGGCGAGCGGCAGGCGGGCGACGCGCGCTGGGAAGACCCGCGCTTTCTGGGCGAAAACGGCGAGCGCAATCTGGCGCTGGTCGAAGCACTGCGCCAGTTGGGCGAGGCCCATGGAGCCAGCGTGGCGCAGATGGCCATCGCCTGGGTGATGGCGCAGGGCGAGGAATTCGTGCCGGTGGTGGGCGCCCGGCGCGTCAACCGCCTGAGCGAGGCAGTCGCCGCCGCCAGCATCGCGCTGAGCCCGCAGGATCTGGCGCGCATCGATGCCGCCGTGGGTGCGGGCCGCAATCAGAGCAGTCTGGTCCCCGGTTCGGAAGCGCCGCGCACCGCCGACAAGCCCCGTTGA
- a CDS encoding VOC family protein: MTVLGALAVALDIPDLAQGIRFYTDAGLELVESDGQMASLRCPGRQAAAVLLRGGAAAKRLHHISLRTDGLEAIARLVPQHGGQIVPQPEGWGALFAEGLWLRDPHGMLIHLVDAPAEAPLEPGEPFAVNAPGRVVRNRRSAMLAGRLYPPVRPLRLGHVLVFSPDVLASVDFMTQALGMGLADRAQDVIAFCCARKDSDHHVVAFAKAGAIGFHHASFQVSDPDEVGRGGRALLARAGKGDWGFGRHTIGSNVFHYIQDPWGSWFEYYADMDYIDDYALWSPTNYALEDSLANWGPPVPHDFVHNYEADALLL, encoded by the coding sequence ATGACGGTTCTGGGCGCGCTGGCGGTGGCGCTGGACATACCGGATCTGGCGCAGGGCATTCGGTTCTACACCGATGCCGGGCTGGAACTGGTGGAGAGCGACGGGCAGATGGCCAGCCTGCGCTGTCCGGGGCGACAGGCGGCGGCAGTGCTGCTGCGCGGCGGGGCCGCAGCCAAGCGGCTGCACCATATCTCCCTGCGCACCGATGGGCTGGAGGCGATCGCCCGGCTGGTGCCGCAGCATGGCGGGCAGATCGTGCCGCAGCCCGAGGGTTGGGGAGCCCTGTTCGCGGAGGGCCTGTGGTTGCGCGATCCGCATGGCATGCTGATCCATCTGGTCGATGCGCCTGCCGAAGCGCCGCTGGAACCGGGCGAGCCCTTCGCCGTCAATGCGCCGGGGCGTGTGGTGCGCAACCGCCGCTCGGCCATGTTGGCGGGGCGGCTCTATCCGCCGGTCAGGCCGTTGCGGTTGGGGCATGTGCTGGTGTTCTCGCCCGATGTGCTTGCCAGCGTGGATTTTATGACTCAGGCGCTGGGCATGGGGCTGGCGGATCGCGCGCAGGATGTGATCGCCTTTTGCTGCGCCCGCAAGGACAGCGACCATCACGTGGTGGCCTTTGCCAAGGCTGGGGCCATCGGCTTTCACCACGCCAGCTTTCAGGTGAGCGATCCCGATGAGGTGGGGCGCGGCGGACGTGCCTTGCTGGCCCGGGCGGGGAAGGGCGATTGGGGTTTCGGGCGGCACACGATCGGCTCGAATGTCTTCCATTATATTCAGGACCCCTGGGGGTCGTGGTTCGAATATTACGCCGACATGGATTACATCGACGATTACGCCCTGTGGTCCCCCACCAATTACGCGCTGGAAGACAGTCTGGCCAATTGGGGGCCGCCTGTGCCGCATGATTTTGTCCATAATTACGAAGCGGATGCTCTCCTTCTCTGA
- a CDS encoding amidohydrolase family protein: MQGKIALEEHFAIPETLADSQGFFPDTVWSELRARLLDIQDRRLREMDTHGIEMMILSLNAPAVQAVPDKQAAHDLARRANDYLAEQVAQRPDRFQAFAALPMQDPELATQELTRCVRDLGFKGALVNGFSQVGDAETLTYYDEPAFRPFWRAAEALEVPFYLHPRNPLLSHAKIFQGHEWLLGPTWAFGQETAVHALRLIGSGLFDDCPGLQMILGHMGEGLPFSLWRIDHRNAWMDLPPTYPARRPIADYIRANFHLTTSGNFNTATLVDAIAEMGADRVLFSTDWPFENVDHAAQWFDEAGISEEDRAKIGSGNARRLFRLD; the protein is encoded by the coding sequence ATGCAAGGCAAGATCGCGCTCGAAGAACACTTCGCCATCCCCGAAACACTGGCCGATTCGCAGGGTTTTTTCCCCGACACGGTGTGGAGCGAATTGCGCGCGCGCCTGCTCGACATTCAGGACCGGCGCCTGCGCGAGATGGACACGCATGGGATCGAGATGATGATCCTATCACTCAACGCCCCCGCCGTGCAGGCCGTGCCAGACAAGCAGGCCGCTCATGATCTGGCCCGCCGCGCCAATGACTATCTGGCCGAGCAGGTCGCCCAGCGCCCGGACCGTTTTCAGGCCTTCGCCGCCCTGCCCATGCAGGACCCTGAGCTGGCGACGCAGGAACTCACCCGCTGCGTGCGCGATCTGGGGTTCAAGGGCGCGCTGGTCAACGGCTTCAGCCAGGTGGGCGATGCCGAGACGCTGACCTATTACGACGAACCGGCCTTCCGCCCCTTCTGGCGCGCAGCCGAGGCACTGGAGGTGCCCTTCTATCTGCACCCCCGCAACCCGCTGTTGTCTCACGCGAAAATCTTCCAGGGGCATGAATGGCTGCTGGGCCCCACCTGGGCTTTCGGGCAGGAAACGGCGGTGCATGCGCTGCGGCTGATCGGCTCTGGCCTGTTCGACGATTGCCCCGGCCTGCAGATGATCCTGGGCCATATGGGCGAGGGCCTGCCCTTCAGCCTGTGGCGCATCGACCACCGCAATGCATGGATGGATCTGCCCCCCACCTATCCCGCCAGGCGCCCTATTGCGGACTATATCCGCGCCAATTTCCACCTGACCACATCGGGCAATTTCAACACCGCCACGCTGGTCGATGCCATCGCCGAGATGGGTGCGGACCGCGTGCTGTTCTCCACCGACTGGCCGTTCGAGAATGTCGACCACGCCGCCCAATGGTTTGATGAAGCCGGAATTTCCGAAGAAGACCGCGCAAAAATCGGCAGCGGCAATGCGCGCCGCCTGTTCCGGCTGGATTGA
- a CDS encoding VOC family protein: MSAPAQSQPSSPLKITETILKTGRLDAMKPWYTTVLGVEPFFEHAPPQGAKPGDFGGQTRASDLRMCFFRLSLDYPYVQSIGLFEEPGTAAEPAKGMPGLHHMQLMTGSIDELCDKYEALRAHGMHPHRSADHGVMTSFYYRDPDGNNVEITAQNHPSLEAMVAFMASAEFKANPSGHELDPEAYVAAHRARAGAPA; encoded by the coding sequence ATGAGCGCACCTGCACAGAGCCAGCCCAGTTCCCCCCTCAAGATCACCGAGACGATCCTCAAGACCGGTCGGCTCGATGCGATGAAGCCGTGGTACACCACGGTGCTGGGGGTGGAGCCCTTTTTCGAACATGCCCCGCCTCAGGGCGCAAAGCCGGGCGATTTTGGCGGGCAGACGCGCGCCTCCGATTTGCGCATGTGCTTTTTCCGCCTCTCGCTGGACTATCCCTATGTCCAGAGCATCGGCCTGTTCGAGGAGCCGGGCACGGCGGCGGAACCGGCCAAGGGCATGCCGGGCCTGCATCACATGCAGTTGATGACCGGCAGCATCGATGAATTATGCGACAAGTATGAGGCCCTGCGCGCCCATGGCATGCACCCCCATCGCAGCGCCGATCACGGGGTGATGACCAGCTTCTATTACCGCGACCCTGACGGCAACAATGTCGAGATCACGGCGCAGAACCACCCCAGTCTGGAGGCGATGGTCGCCTTCATGGCCTCGGCAGAGTTCAAGGCCAACCCTTCGGGGCATGAGCTTGATCCGGAAGCCTATGTGGCAGCCCATCGCGCCCGCGCGGGCGCTCCAGCCTGA
- a CDS encoding flavin reductase family protein, whose product MGDQQADFKNAMRRLAATVGIISAGGPDTQAERHGITATAITSLSMDPPALLVCINRSGSFHPLMLRNGHFCVNLLRSAQAGVSNAFAGKLAPADRFLHGEWDEDELGVPFLRDAQANIFCTRQETVEYGSHSIFIGAVRHVALADEINPLLFVNGAYGQYAPLALD is encoded by the coding sequence ATGGGCGACCAACAGGCCGACTTCAAAAACGCGATGCGCCGTCTGGCGGCCACGGTGGGCATCATCTCCGCAGGCGGCCCTGATACCCAAGCTGAGCGGCACGGCATCACCGCCACGGCGATCACCTCGCTGTCGATGGACCCGCCCGCTCTGCTGGTGTGTATCAACCGCTCGGGCTCGTTTCATCCGCTGATGCTGCGCAACGGGCATTTCTGCGTCAATTTGCTGCGCAGCGCTCAGGCGGGCGTGTCCAATGCCTTTGCCGGAAAGCTGGCGCCGGCGGACCGTTTTCTGCATGGCGAATGGGATGAGGATGAGCTGGGCGTGCCCTTTTTGCGCGATGCCCAGGCCAATATTTTCTGCACCCGGCAGGAGACGGTCGAATATGGCTCGCATTCCATTTTCATCGGCGCCGTGCGCCATGTCGCGCTGGCCGATGAGATCAATCCGCTGCTGTTCGTGAACGGTGCCTATGGCCAATATGCGCCGCTGGCTCTCGACTGA
- a CDS encoding DsbA family oxidoreductase, translated as MPVPVTMTLDFICPWCHIGHANLLTALRRLPDGAAQVAYRPFELNPGAPPEGMDRTAYRSAKFGAERARMMDAHVTAAGAAVGVPFNLGAITRTPATRRAHLLVQAVGAHGPAVVERILTAYFVEARDISDPAILRDLAYAAGMEAEAVEAVLSAADAPLPPSPVQGVPLFEIGTLVLEGAQSPEALESALCRA; from the coding sequence ATGCCTGTGCCTGTGACCATGACGCTCGATTTCATCTGCCCGTGGTGCCACATCGGCCATGCCAATCTGCTGACGGCGCTGCGCCGCTTGCCTGACGGTGCAGCGCAGGTGGCCTATCGCCCCTTTGAACTGAACCCCGGCGCGCCGCCCGAGGGGATGGACCGCACCGCCTATCGCTCGGCCAAATTCGGTGCGGAGCGGGCGCGGATGATGGATGCGCACGTCACGGCGGCGGGCGCTGCGGTGGGGGTGCCTTTCAACCTTGGCGCGATCACCCGAACCCCGGCCACACGCCGCGCGCATCTGCTGGTGCAGGCGGTGGGCGCTCATGGTCCGGCGGTGGTGGAGCGCATTCTCACGGCCTATTTCGTCGAGGCGCGCGATATCTCCGATCCCGCCATCTTGCGCGATCTGGCTTATGCGGCGGGCATGGAGGCTGAGGCTGTCGAGGCCGTTTTGAGTGCTGCGGATGCGCCTTTGCCGCCCTCGCCGGTGCAGGGCGTGCCGCTGTTCGAGATCGGCACTCTGGTGCTGGAAGGCGCGCAGAGTCCGGAGGCTCTGGAAAGCGCCCTGTGTCGGGCATAA